The following DNA comes from Candidatus Tanganyikabacteria bacterium.
ACGACCGTGGCGGCGGGGTCCGTGCTTGCCGGATCCGCCGTATTAAACACCTTCGCCGTGGCCGGCGCGGCGCCCTTCGCAGTGGAGTCCGGGCGGGCCAAACCCGCGCTGCTCCCGCATCCTGCCAGCATGGCGGCGCCAACCGCCCAGATGATCAGCTTCTTCATACCGTACCGCATCCTCCTCGGCCCTAAGCACCGGTTAAGGCCTAACTAAGGCCATCCTAGGGCGCGGCAAAGGTGCCGATCTAGCAGGGGCGCCTTTTCGATCGATTAAGTACGGTTAAATTATGGTGGTCAGCGGGTTTAAGGAAACGGCCTCGAAATCGCCCTGAAATGTTCCGTTAAAGCCTTAATCTTTTCTTTCCCGGACCTTAGTTTTTGCCCTTCAAGAGGACGGCGGCCGTTGCATCGGCGTAGGCGACCCTCCAGGCCGGATCGCTCGCCAGTTGCCGCACGAGCGGCACCCAGGCCGGTGCGAACACCATGTCCACGCCGCGGGCGGCGAGTTCTTCCCGCCAGCCCGGGGCAGCCCCCATCAGGCGGTGGTGGACCATGTTCAGCTCCAGGCCGTACACGTCCTGCCGGCCGTCGATGAACACGCGCACGCCTGGATACCCATGGAATATGAGGAGGCCGCCCCAGTCGTAGAGATTGAACATCCGGCGCGCCGGCGCCGCGGCCAGGGCAGCCTGCAACGCCTTGTCCGACGGGACCGCCAAATTGGTGCGAAACGGCCCGGCGGCCATGTCGAGGGCGCAGGAAACGGTGATTGCGATCGCCGCCAGGGCCATGGTCACGGTCGCGATTCTCCGGCGCCGCGGGCGCACCTCGCCGTAGCGCGCCGCCGCGGTCGCGAGCAGGGCGGCCGCCAGGGGTGCCGAGGCCATCGCCGCCAGCGGGATGTGGCGCCGCGAGTAGCAGGCCATCACCACCCATGGCAATGCGAGCAGCAGCATCCCCGGCGCGACCGCCTTCCGGCCGCCCACGGCAAGGGCCGCCAGGATCAGCACTCCCCACCAGAGGAAGTACTGGCAGGTGGCGTAATCCAGCCGGAAGGGCCCCCACTCGGCAGTCATGGCGTAAAATGCCCGGTACTCCGGGTCGGTCAGGGTCGCGAGAATGAAGCGGACAAGATCCCAGCCGATGGGGTTCGCCAGGATGGAGAGCCAGGCCAGGCCGGTCATAGCGGCAAACGCGAGCACCGCCGGCCGATCCTCCGGGCGGCGCAGGCGTGCCAGTTCGGGCAGCAGCGCGAACGAGCAGGAAAGGGGCCCGGCGATCACCCCGGCATGCAGGTTGGCCCACAGCGCCACGCCGAGCGGGTAGGCCCAGACGGCCCACCCGCTGCGCGATCCGGTCCAGCGCCAGGCCAGCAGCAGGCAGGTCGCCGCCATTCCCACCAGCGTGAAGCCCTGCATGCGTGGCCACAGCTGCGCATACAGGTGCAGGTGCACCAGTAGCGCCCCCAGGCCCGCCACGGCGAGGTTGCAGCCCAGGACCCGGAACGTGCCGGCCACCAGGAGGAAAGACAGGAAGAGCAAGACGCGGTAGGCCGAATGGACCCCAGGTTCGCCCCCCACCTGGTAAACGGCCGCCAGGATCGCCTCCCCGAGCCACTCGTGCTGGATCCACGGCCGGCCGGCGGCCGTCCACGAGAAGGGATCGGTGGTGAACGGGGCGTGGCCCGCAAGCAACAGCTGGCCAGCCTTGAGATGCCACCAGAAGTCGGTCTCGACCCCTTCCGGCGCGGCGCTGTAGGCGAGCCAGAACGCCGCGGCGAGCAGGAAACCGAGAGCGTGTCGCGGGCGGGTTTCGCGTAGGGACTGCAACAGGCCGGACCTAGTCATACACCGCTCGTTGAGGTCGCGGCAAGACTGGCGCAACGTCGGGCGGGTTGGAAAGAACTGGAGGCAGGGTGTAGAGCAGGAATGTCATAGGGATGCTGACGGACTGCAATGTCATGGACAAGGATGTCATCAGGCGGATGCTCACGGGCCGCAACCCGGACTACATCCGCGGGTTCCTCGACGCGCTCAAGGCGGTCGGGGAAATCGACGAGCGCCAGGTGGCCGACACCGTGGCCTGGGCGACCGAGGCGGCCATGCGACGGATGATCACCGGCCCGCTGGGCGATCAGGCGTAGCCTTCCGCCAGGCTCGCCGCGTCGGGGAACTCCTCGGGCGCCAGCGCCTCGTCCTCCTCGACGGCCGGGCCTTTCTTCCCCTTCTTCTTCTTGGCGACCTTCCGCGGCTTCTCGAGTTCCTTGCGGGCGACCGGGTGGATGTGCGTCACGCGCAGGAAGCCGAAATTCTCCACCACTCCGCCCCCGAAGCCCAGCACCCTGCCGAGGCGCGGATCGTCGATGCGCGACACCGCCTCGGGAAACACGAGGATCAGCAGGCTCTGCAGGTAGTACATCGCGCGGTACTTCTTGGACATCTTGCCCAGGTAGAGGGCCTGCTCGATGGCCGACCGGAAGACCGCGATGTTGGCCAGGGTGTCTATCTTGGTCTTCGCGCCGTTCTCGATGACGTAGGCCACCTCGACGTGGTTCTTGGGCCACAGGACGGTGATGAGCGGCCGCACCCGGCCCATCCGCGCCAGCGCGGTCGCCGCATCCAGGCGCACCTGCGGATCGTCCACCTCGATGAGTTCGAACAGCGCGCGGTGAGCCCGGCCGCCGATGGCCACCAGCAGATCGACCGCGCCCTTCTTGGCGATCTCGCTCTTGCCCCGCAGGACGTCAACGATGGAGGGGACCGCGCCTTCGCCCAGGTCCTTGAGGCCTTCCAGGGCAAGCTGCCGCAGGTTGGGGTTCTTCGACCCCAGGATGCGGCACAGCAGGCTCGGGGCGCGGTCGTCGTTGAGGCGGCCGAGCGTGCGGGCCAGGAGCAGCTTCTGGTTGTCGCCGGCGGCGATCGCCTGGTAGAGGAGGTCGGGATCCTTCTTGCCCAAGCGCGTGAGGACGTCGGTGAAATTCTCGAAGACCGACTGGCTCTCCTCGCGCTTGTCGTCGTAAGTGCCGACGGCCATCTGCGGAGCGTTTAGCAATAGCGGTTCGATGACCTCGGGCCCGATGGTGACCAGGGTCTCCGACACGTAGCGGCGGATGAAAGCCGGCGAGGTCGCCAGCTTGCGGCACAGCGGCTCGATGCTCGCGTTGCGGTCTATTCCCAGCAAAGCCTGCACCGCCGAGAATCGAAGTTCCTCGTCGTGGTGGATGAAGGTCTGGCACAGCGGTTCGATCGCCGGCTTGCCCATCGCCGCGAGGGCCTCGATGCACGCCTTGCGGATGCCCGGATCCGGCTTCTTGAGGCAGCGGATCAGCGGCCCGATGGATTCCGGATTCTTGACCTTGCCCAGATGCTGGGCGGCCGCGATGACGACCTTGCGGCTCTTGTGGCCGAGCGAGCGCAGGCTGTACGTGTAGGTCCCCGGCAAGTAGCCATAGAGGTACGCTATCACCAGGGGGACGCTACCGGCGCCAACCAGGCCAAGAATGACGATCCAGGACAACATGAGGCGATAACACTATACCCGGACGCGTGCTAGCATGACCGGTCGATCACCAGCGGAGGGTGAAAACAAGCCGATGGACAGCCTGAAGCAGCAGATCCGGGAGATGGCGAAGGCGTATGAGGCAGGCGCCGTCGAACCGGTCTGGCTCGAGCGCTGGGAGCGGTCCGGGGCCTTCAAGACACGCCTGGATCCGCAGCGCAAGCCGTATTTCATTCCATGCCCTCCGCCCAATGTCACCGGCGCGCTGCACATGGGCCACGCGGTCAACGCCACCATCCAGGACGTCCTAGCGCGCTCGAAGCGCATGATGGGCTATTCGGTCCTCTGGCAGCCGGGCACCGATCATGCGGGCATATCCACGCAGATGGTGGTCGAGCGCAAGCTCTATGCCGAGACGGGCAAGACGCGCCACGACATAGGCCGCGAGGCATTCCTGCGCGAGGTCTGGGCGTGGAAGGAGGAGTACGGCAACACCATCGAGGGGCAGTTCCGCAAGCTCGGATCTTCCATGGATTTCTCGCGCTGGCGCTTCACGATGGACGAGCAGTATTCCCGGGCGGTACGCACGGCCTTCGTGCGCCTGTTCGAGAAGGGCGTCATCTATCGCGGCAACCGCATCATCAACTGGTGCCCGCGGTGCCTCACCAGCCTGTCGGATCTCGAGGTCAGGCACGAGACCGAAAACGGCTCGCTGTACTACGTACGGTATCCGGCCGCCGACGGCGGCGAGGGCCTCGTCATCGCCACGGTGCGGCCCGAGACCATCCTGGCCGACGTCGCGGTCGCGGTGAA
Coding sequences within:
- a CDS encoding HEAT repeat domain-containing protein, whose product is MLSWIVILGLVGAGSVPLVIAYLYGYLPGTYTYSLRSLGHKSRKVVIAAAQHLGKVKNPESIGPLIRCLKKPDPGIRKACIEALAAMGKPAIEPLCQTFIHHDEELRFSAVQALLGIDRNASIEPLCRKLATSPAFIRRYVSETLVTIGPEVIEPLLLNAPQMAVGTYDDKREESQSVFENFTDVLTRLGKKDPDLLYQAIAAGDNQKLLLARTLGRLNDDRAPSLLCRILGSKNPNLRQLALEGLKDLGEGAVPSIVDVLRGKSEIAKKGAVDLLVAIGGRAHRALFELIEVDDPQVRLDAATALARMGRVRPLITVLWPKNHVEVAYVIENGAKTKIDTLANIAVFRSAIEQALYLGKMSKKYRAMYYLQSLLILVFPEAVSRIDDPRLGRVLGFGGGVVENFGFLRVTHIHPVARKELEKPRKVAKKKKGKKGPAVEEDEALAPEEFPDAASLAEGYA